The Sagittula sp. P11 genome window below encodes:
- the bla gene encoding class A beta-lactamase: protein MRFTAIVLSRVAAGLTLGLSLASATLAQTPLETLSDTVAQVEERLGARVGLSLVDTGSGLTWAHREDERFLMNSTVKVPLCGAVLARRDAGELSLAEALPVTAEDIVSYAPVSEQKVGQTMTLAELCLATIDISDNTAANLLIGRLGGPEAVTQAFRDSGDEVSRLDRLEPGLNAFAPGDPRDTTTPAAMSATLSRILLGDVLTAESRDQLSDWMSYGGVTGALLRRDAPESWQIFDKSGAGTHTRNIIAVVIPDDASPWIVTIFVSDTDADFDTRNAALQEIGSAVMAVIAD, encoded by the coding sequence ATGCGGTTCACCGCCATCGTCCTGTCGCGCGTCGCGGCAGGGCTTACCCTCGGCCTGTCTCTGGCCTCCGCCACCCTTGCCCAGACACCTCTCGAAACCCTGTCGGACACCGTTGCCCAGGTCGAGGAACGGTTGGGCGCGCGCGTCGGCCTGTCGCTTGTCGACACCGGATCAGGTCTGACGTGGGCCCATCGCGAGGACGAACGCTTCCTGATGAACAGCACCGTGAAGGTCCCGCTGTGCGGCGCCGTGCTTGCCCGGCGCGACGCCGGGGAGCTGTCCCTAGCAGAAGCGCTGCCCGTGACGGCAGAGGACATCGTCTCCTATGCGCCGGTCAGCGAACAGAAGGTCGGCCAGACGATGACCCTCGCCGAGCTTTGCCTGGCCACAATCGACATCAGCGACAACACCGCCGCGAACCTGCTGATCGGTCGTCTGGGTGGACCAGAGGCCGTGACGCAGGCCTTCCGGGACAGTGGCGACGAGGTCAGCCGCCTGGATCGGCTGGAGCCCGGGCTGAACGCCTTTGCGCCCGGCGATCCGCGCGACACGACGACACCGGCGGCCATGAGCGCGACTCTGAGCCGGATCCTCCTCGGGGATGTGCTGACGGCGGAATCGCGCGATCAGCTTTCGGACTGGATGAGCTACGGCGGCGTGACCGGCGCCCTGCTGCGCAGGGACGCACCGGAAAGCTGGCAGATCTTCGACAAGTCCGGCGCCGGAACCCACACGCGCAACATCATCGCCGTGGTCATCCCGGACGACGCATCGCCATGGATCGTCACGATCTTCGTCTCGGACACGGATGCGGATTTCGACACGCGCAACGCCGCCCTGCAGGAAATCGGCAGCGCCGTGATGGCCGTCATTGCGGACTGA
- a CDS encoding DMT family transporter yields MSPNAKGALLALTAFGIFATHDVIIKYLGASYSPFQVIFFSTLMSFPLVSFMLMRDPLPGTLRPVHPWWTAIRTAAAMINGMCAFYAFSVLPLAQTYAILFATPLLITLLSIPLLGERVGWRRGLAVGVGLLGVLVVLRPGSTPMSLGHLAGVGSAIFGALASIIVRKIGNDERSVVLLLYPMAANYIVVGALMIAVYKPMPILDVGAAALISAMGFVAGLFLIAAYKSGEATIVAPMQYSQILWATAYGYLLFDEGVDRYTVIGAGIIIASGIYIVLRESAKSGSQTPVLRTKARGYGSSFRISPFLRSSRKRPEPAIPGE; encoded by the coding sequence ATGTCACCCAACGCAAAAGGCGCGCTGCTCGCGCTGACCGCCTTCGGTATTTTCGCGACGCACGATGTGATCATCAAATATCTCGGGGCGAGCTACTCTCCGTTCCAGGTGATCTTCTTTTCGACGCTGATGTCGTTCCCGCTGGTCAGCTTCATGCTGATGCGCGACCCGCTGCCCGGTACGCTGCGCCCGGTTCACCCATGGTGGACCGCGATCCGGACCGCCGCGGCGATGATCAACGGGATGTGCGCGTTCTACGCCTTCTCTGTCCTGCCGCTTGCGCAGACCTATGCGATCCTCTTCGCCACACCGCTGCTGATCACGCTCCTGTCGATCCCGCTGCTGGGCGAACGCGTCGGCTGGCGCCGGGGACTTGCGGTCGGTGTCGGGCTTCTGGGCGTTCTCGTGGTGCTGCGGCCCGGGTCGACGCCGATGTCGCTCGGCCACCTCGCGGGGGTGGGATCGGCGATCTTCGGGGCGCTGGCCTCGATCATCGTGCGCAAGATCGGCAATGACGAACGCTCCGTCGTGCTGCTGCTTTACCCGATGGCGGCCAACTACATCGTCGTCGGGGCGCTGATGATCGCCGTCTACAAGCCCATGCCGATTCTCGATGTGGGCGCCGCGGCGCTGATCTCGGCCATGGGGTTCGTTGCGGGCCTCTTCCTGATCGCGGCCTACAAAAGCGGCGAGGCGACCATCGTCGCGCCCATGCAGTATTCGCAGATCCTTTGGGCGACGGCCTACGGCTACCTGCTGTTCGACGAGGGCGTCGACCGCTACACGGTCATCGGCGCCGGCATCATCATCGCGTCGGGCATCTACATCGTCCTGCGGGAAAGCGCGAAGAGCGGTTCCCAGACCCCGGTGCTGAGGACGAAGGCCCGCGGGTACGGGTCGTCGTTCCGCATATCTCCGTTCCTGCGCAGTTCGCGCAAACGGCCGGAACCGGCAATTCCGGGCGAGTGA
- the leuB gene encoding 3-isopropylmalate dehydrogenase: protein MSNPSLLILPGDGIGPEVMAEVRKVIDWYGAKRDLAFDVSEDLVGGAAYDAHGTPLTDETMAKAQEADAVLLGAVGGPKYDVLDFSVKPERGLLRLRKEMDLYANLRPAQCFDALADFSSLKTDVVAGLDIMIVRELTSGVYFGEPRGIIEEGNERVGINTQRYTESEIDRVARSAFELAMRRNKKLCSMEKANVMESGVLWREVVTEVGKDYPEVELSHMYADAGAMQLTRWPKQFDVIVTDNLFGDLLSDLAAMLTGSLGMLPSASLGAPMANGRPKALYEPVHGSAPDIAGQGKANPIACILSFAMALRYSFDQGDEATRLEQAVEKVLADGLRTADLLGEEGKAPVSTTEMGDAIVAALDASL, encoded by the coding sequence ATGAGCAATCCCTCGCTTCTCATCCTGCCCGGTGACGGGATCGGCCCCGAAGTCATGGCCGAAGTGCGCAAGGTCATCGACTGGTACGGTGCCAAGCGCGACCTTGCTTTCGACGTCTCCGAAGACCTCGTGGGCGGTGCGGCCTACGACGCGCACGGAACGCCGCTGACCGATGAGACGATGGCCAAGGCGCAGGAAGCCGACGCTGTCCTGCTGGGTGCCGTGGGCGGGCCGAAGTACGACGTGCTGGACTTCTCGGTGAAGCCGGAGCGCGGCCTTCTGCGCCTGCGCAAGGAAATGGACCTTTATGCCAACCTGCGCCCGGCGCAGTGCTTTGACGCGCTGGCGGATTTCTCGTCCCTGAAGACCGACGTGGTTGCGGGCCTCGACATCATGATCGTGCGCGAGCTGACCTCCGGCGTCTACTTCGGCGAGCCGCGCGGCATCATCGAGGAAGGCAACGAGCGGGTGGGCATCAACACCCAGCGCTACACCGAGTCGGAGATCGACCGCGTGGCGCGCTCCGCGTTCGAGCTGGCGATGCGCCGCAACAAGAAGCTGTGCTCGATGGAGAAGGCAAACGTTATGGAATCCGGCGTCCTGTGGCGCGAGGTCGTGACCGAGGTGGGCAAGGATTACCCGGAAGTCGAGTTGTCGCACATGTACGCCGACGCGGGCGCGATGCAGCTGACCCGCTGGCCCAAGCAGTTCGACGTGATCGTCACCGACAACCTGTTCGGCGACCTTCTGTCCGACCTCGCCGCGATGCTGACCGGGTCGCTGGGCATGCTGCCCTCCGCCTCGCTGGGGGCGCCGATGGCGAACGGCCGTCCGAAGGCGCTGTACGAGCCGGTGCACGGCTCCGCGCCGGACATCGCCGGTCAGGGCAAGGCCAACCCGATCGCCTGCATCCTCAGCTTTGCCATGGCGCTGCGCTACTCGTTCGACCAGGGAGACGAGGCCACGCGTCTTGAGCAGGCGGTGGAGAAGGTGCTGGCCGACGGTCTGCGCACCGCCGACCTGCTGGGCGAAGAAGGCAAGGCGCCGGTGTCGACCACCGAGATGGGCGATGCCATCGTTGCGGCGCTCGACGCCAGCCTCTGA
- a CDS encoding LysR family transcriptional regulator: protein MDTFAKLDWSLVQTFLAVGESGSLSEAARRLNISQPTAGRQVKQMEEALDVTLFHRQARGLSLTEAGTALMPHARTMAESLNALSLAAAGRSEKLSGPVRITASVFTSQVHLPPIIARLRQEEPEISIDLVPTDRSENLLYREADIAVRMYQTEQLDIVTKYIGEIELGLYASKDYIARRGRLTDISRFFEHDVVGYDRSDLILKGMRDFGLEVQRDWFATRTDHQTVYWELVRAGCGIGFAQCLFADADPKVERLLPDIPMPTLPVWLAAHEAMRNTPRIRRVWDALAEGLRPCVS, encoded by the coding sequence ATGGATACCTTCGCCAAGCTCGACTGGTCGCTGGTGCAGACCTTCCTCGCCGTAGGCGAGAGCGGATCGCTGTCGGAGGCGGCGCGGCGGCTCAACATCTCGCAGCCGACGGCGGGCCGGCAGGTGAAGCAGATGGAAGAGGCGCTGGACGTCACGCTGTTCCACCGGCAGGCGCGCGGGCTGAGCCTGACGGAGGCGGGGACGGCGCTGATGCCGCACGCGCGGACCATGGCGGAGTCGCTTAACGCGCTGAGCCTTGCCGCCGCGGGACGGTCGGAGAAGCTGTCCGGTCCGGTCAGGATCACCGCCAGCGTCTTTACCTCGCAGGTGCATCTGCCGCCGATCATCGCCCGGCTGCGCCAGGAAGAGCCGGAGATCAGCATCGACCTCGTGCCCACCGACCGGTCAGAGAACCTGCTGTACCGCGAGGCCGACATCGCCGTGCGCATGTACCAGACCGAACAGCTCGACATCGTGACGAAGTACATCGGCGAGATCGAACTGGGCCTCTATGCGTCGAAGGATTACATCGCTCGGCGCGGACGGCTGACCGACATCTCGCGGTTCTTCGAACATGACGTGGTGGGCTATGATCGGTCGGACCTGATCCTGAAGGGCATGCGCGACTTCGGGCTGGAGGTGCAGCGGGACTGGTTCGCCACCCGCACCGATCACCAGACTGTCTACTGGGAACTGGTGCGCGCGGGCTGCGGAATCGGCTTTGCCCAGTGCCTGTTCGCCGACGCCGACCCGAAGGTGGAACGCCTTCTTCCCGATATCCCGATGCCGACCTTGCCGGTCTGGCTGGCGGCGCATGAGGCGATGCGCAACACGCCCCGGATCAGGCGGGTCTGGGACGCGCTGGCCGAGGGGCTCAGGCCCTGCGTTTCTTGA
- a CDS encoding NAD-dependent epimerase/dehydratase family protein — MTGRVLILGATGRFGRNAAEAFWNAGWRVHLFDRTQDDLMQAAEGMDVIVHGWNPAYTDWAAQIPGLTARVIAAAKASGATILVPGNVYVFGVDAQAEFGPGVPHAATNPLGRVRIAMEESLRASGVQVIILRAGDFLDTEASGNWFDKQIAPSLRRGVLTWPGDPDADHAWAFLPDMARAAVQLADHRREMPRVSDINFPGYTLTGQDLARACARALNRPVKLRRMSWLPLWLARPFWPMAAPLLEMRYLWSKPHRLTRDSFDAVLPDFQETPLDDAIARALAPIIGATPDRPRPTHAGPRQPQAQ, encoded by the coding sequence ATGACGGGACGGGTCCTTATCCTTGGCGCCACCGGGCGTTTCGGGCGCAACGCGGCAGAGGCGTTCTGGAATGCCGGCTGGCGGGTCCACCTGTTCGACCGGACACAGGACGACCTGATGCAGGCGGCAGAGGGCATGGACGTGATCGTTCACGGCTGGAACCCGGCCTACACGGACTGGGCGGCGCAGATCCCCGGCCTGACCGCACGGGTGATCGCGGCGGCGAAGGCTTCCGGCGCGACGATCCTCGTGCCGGGCAATGTCTATGTCTTCGGCGTCGACGCCCAGGCGGAGTTCGGCCCGGGCGTGCCCCACGCCGCCACCAATCCGCTTGGCCGGGTGCGGATCGCGATGGAGGAAAGCCTGCGCGCCTCAGGCGTTCAGGTCATCATCCTGCGCGCGGGCGATTTCCTCGACACGGAGGCGTCCGGCAACTGGTTCGACAAACAGATCGCCCCCTCGCTGCGGCGGGGTGTCCTGACCTGGCCCGGCGACCCGGATGCGGATCACGCCTGGGCCTTCCTGCCGGACATGGCCCGAGCCGCGGTGCAACTGGCGGACCATCGCAGGGAAATGCCCCGCGTGTCCGACATCAACTTCCCCGGTTACACGCTGACCGGCCAGGACCTGGCCCGGGCCTGCGCCCGCGCGCTGAACCGTCCGGTAAAGCTCCGCCGCATGTCCTGGCTGCCGCTCTGGCTCGCGCGGCCGTTCTGGCCCATGGCCGCACCCTTGCTGGAAATGCGCTACCTCTGGTCGAAGCCCCACCGGCTGACCCGCGACAGCTTCGACGCCGTTTTGCCGGACTTCCAGGAAACGCCGCTAGACGACGCCATCGCCCGCGCGCTTGCACCGATCATCGGGGCCACGCCAGATCGACCCAGACCAACCCATGCGGGCCCGCGTCAGCCGCAGGCCCAGTGA
- a CDS encoding endonuclease/exonuclease/phosphatase family protein, which yields MPLGPILDASPDVLLLTDMDYDGGLTALSALRDALREAGLDLPHVLAARPNTGRPTGLDLDGDGRLGGPRDAQGFGYFNGQGGMAVLARYPLTLERDLSELLWKDAPESLIAADDPGHDVQRLSTAAHWQVTVDTPHGPLALLTLAATPPVFDGPEDRNGRRNFDEAVLWLHVLNGRMDEVPQMPVILLGNLNVDPERGDGLREAARRVLGHDRLQDPIPGSDTVRWDSTGPMRVSYVLPDARFAVIGAGVTGPAADAGPHGLVWVDLAWPR from the coding sequence GTGCCCCTCGGCCCGATCCTCGACGCCTCCCCCGATGTGCTGCTGCTGACCGACATGGACTACGACGGCGGACTGACCGCGCTGTCCGCCCTGCGCGATGCGTTGCGGGAGGCGGGGCTGGACCTGCCGCATGTGCTGGCCGCGCGGCCCAACACCGGGCGGCCGACCGGGCTGGACCTGGACGGCGACGGGCGGCTGGGCGGGCCCCGCGATGCGCAGGGGTTCGGGTATTTCAACGGCCAGGGCGGCATGGCCGTGCTGGCGCGCTATCCCCTGACGCTGGAGCGGGACCTGTCGGAACTGCTGTGGAAGGACGCGCCGGAGAGTCTGATCGCCGCTGACGACCCGGGCCATGATGTCCAGAGATTGTCGACCGCGGCGCACTGGCAGGTGACTGTCGACACGCCGCATGGGCCCCTGGCGCTGCTGACGCTGGCCGCGACGCCGCCGGTGTTCGACGGGCCGGAGGACCGCAATGGCCGGAGGAACTTTGACGAGGCGGTGCTGTGGTTGCACGTCCTCAATGGCCGGATGGATGAGGTGCCGCAGATGCCGGTGATCCTGCTCGGCAACCTCAACGTCGATCCGGAGCGGGGTGACGGCCTGCGCGAGGCGGCGCGTCGGGTTCTGGGTCACGACCGCCTTCAGGACCCGATCCCGGGGTCGGATACGGTGCGCTGGGACAGTACGGGGCCGATGCGGGTGTCCTACGTGCTGCCCGACGCGCGGTTCGCCGTCATCGGCGCCGGTGTCACTGGGCCTGCGGCTGACGCGGGCCCGCATGGGTTGGTCTGGGTCGATCTGGCGTGGCCCCGATGA